The following proteins are co-located in the Hydractinia symbiolongicarpus strain clone_291-10 chromosome 7, HSymV2.1, whole genome shotgun sequence genome:
- the LOC130648698 gene encoding E3 ubiquitin-protein ligase ZNF598-like, whose translation MSTASFKDQGTKSKILRERSVSESKDGNCVLCVEKASYFAVGVCDHPICYKCSARMRVLSNQFYCAACRAEMDQVVFCKNVRRFTDFKVEDMMQKSKYGIRFENKTVKDAYEDLVSNACTECGEKESPFGSLKDLKSHIRKVHEKQFCQICIDNLSLFSRELKLYTKRDLVHHRKEGDKDERSHRGHPECKFCDDRFFDNDALLLHLRKNHFWCHFCEHDGKQDYYDVYRDLRKHFSSAHYLCDEGNCFNEKFTSVFRDKIDYQAHKLAAHGKKLSKLEAKEARKIDIDYNFRGRQQQSGVVNGSDYEDVRKEEHSKRRGAGGARHRYHRDHRGTLNYYDYENVEKDRKEFQGKTRRHEAEEVNNRDLQHVGMAAAAASLSSSEPDIHNRLREVSMNDSDDDVIGLSERLDKPSEPRRSRKQEKPRDVQEADQHPTEDLSAIMRDKPKAEVSPPKEPVHRPVVPKNEDFPSLPGANNIQQSIQKKREEAFPALGPPMKVKQPPKSRAPTHANKGWTDSINGIPIKTKKKGKTKSWSQQSGRSKVSSEADFPSLSSSKPSSNNESDLNVRKPPGFSVEEKAEKTASSGLSKSEGLKKDPTSVKGKTPPGLQTPPTKTQSTKSEPPGLRKQSDKPLVQKETAKSQPPGFGKPFNKPSAKKETAKSQPPGLQKQPDEHSLRMERNMRLLAMLQAYLDDFNLSVFKTLSGEFRRELKNAEEYYIGIRELLGENLKYVFSELVALLPDEKKQQQLLLVHNNAKVLAKQWKEVQESAPPTSYDPPAVWGAANVNKEPVEIAMGRCGECGQTFPKDKALEHMESHSEDFPALPTDVKKKRTRNFAPINNSYRQIRVENAWGK comes from the exons ATGTCTACTGCTTCCTTTAAAGACCAAGGAACGAAAAGTAAAATTCTTAGGGAGCGTTCTGTTTCGGAATCAAAAGATGGAAATTGTGTACTTTGTGTTGAAAAAGCTTCATATTTTGCTGTGGGGGTGTGCGATCATCCGATTTGTTATAAATGTTCAGCCCGAATGAGGGTACTTTCAAACCAGTTTTATTGTGCAGCATGCAGGGCTGAGATGGATCAG GTTGTCTTCTGCAAAAATGTTAGAAGATTTACGGACTTCAAGGTAGAAGATATGATGCAAAAATCAAAGTATGGAATTcgatttgaaaataaaacagtTAAAGATGCGTACGAGGATTTGGTATCTAACGCTTGCACTGAATGTGGCGAAAAAGAGTCTCCTTTTGGTTCTCTTAAAGACTTAAAGAGTCACATTAGAAAGGTGCATGAGAAACAATTCTGTCAAATCTGTATCGACAACTTAAGCTTGTTTTCAAGAGAATTGAAATTGTACACAAAGAGGGACTTAGTTCATCATCGCAAAGAAGGTGACAAAGATGAACGTTCACATCGTGGTCATCCTGAATGCAAGTTTTGTGATGACCGCTTTTTTGATAACGATGCTCTTTTACTGCACTTGCGTAAAAACCACTTTTGGTGTCATTTTTGTGAACATGATGGCAAGCAGGATTATTATGATGTTTATCGAGATCTAAGAAAGCACTTTTCATCTGCACACTATTTATGTGATGAAG GCAACTGTTTCAATGAAAAGTTTACGTCGGTTTTTCGTGACAAGATTGACTACCAAGCGCATAAACTTGCAGCCCACGGTAAAAAGTTGAGTAAACTGGAAGCGAAAGAAGCAAGAAAGATTGACATCGACTACAA CTTTCGCGGTCGTCAACAACAATCAGGTGTTGTTAATGGTTCCGATTACGAAGATGTTCGGAAGGAAGAACACAGCAAACGCCGAGGCGCAGGTGGAGCGAGGCATCGATATCATCGCGATCATCGAGGCACTTTGAATTATTATGACTACGAGAACGTTGAAAAGGACAGAAAGGAGTTTCAGGGAAAAACAAGAAGACATGAAGCTGAAGAAGTCAATAATAG AGACTTACAACACGTTGGTATGGCTGCTGCCGCTGCATCTCTCAGCTCTTCTGAACCCGACATTCATAACCGCTTACGTGAAGTAAGTATGAACGATAGCGATGACGACGTCATTGGATTGTCGGAACGTCTTGACAAACCGTCTGAACCACGGCGAAGTCGAAAGCAGGAGAAACCAAGAGACGTGCAAGAAGCTGATCAACATCCTACCGAAGATTTGTCTGCGATAATGAGAGATAAACCAAAGGCTGAAGTTAGTCCTCCTAAAGAGCCAGTGCATCGCCCTGTGGTGCCGAAAAATGAGGATTTTCCTTCTCTACCTGGTGCTAATAATATCCAGCAATCAATTCAAAAGAAGCGCGAGGAAGCCTTTCCAGCTTTAGGTCCACCTATGAAGGTTAAACAACCACCGAAAAGTCGGGCGCCTACCCACGCTAACAAGGGATGGACGGATAGCATAAATGGTATACCAATAAAAACGAAGAAGAAGGGGAAGACGAAATCATGGAGCCAACAGTCAGGTCGTTCAAAAGTCAGTTCAGAAGCAGACTTTCCCTCTCTGTCTTCCAGCAAACCAAGTAGTAATAACGAAAGCGATTTAAATGTTAGAAAACCTCCCGGTTTTAGTGTCGaagaaaaagcagaaaaaaCTGCATCAAGCGGTCTCAGTAAAAGTGAAGGTTTGAAAAAAGACCCTACGTCGGTAAAAGGGAAGACACCACCAGGATTACAAACACCTCCAACGAAAACACAGTCGACAAAATCAGAACCCCCTGGTCTTCGAAAACAGTCTGACAAACCTTTAGTTCAGAAGGAAACTGCAAAGAGTCAACCACCTGGTTTCGGGAAACCATTTAATAAACCGTCAGCTAAAAAAGAAACTGCAAAAAGTCAACCACCTGGTCTTCAGAAACAGCCTGATGAGCATTCCCTTCGAATGGAACGAAACATGCGTTTACTAGCTATGTTGCAAGCTTACTTAGATGATTTTAACCTGAGCGTCTTCAAAACCCTGTCCGGCGAATTTCGTCGTGAACTTAAAAATGCGGAAGAGTATTACATAGGAATTAGAGAGTTGTTAGGTGAAAACTTGAAGTACGTGTTTTCCGAGTTAGTCGCGTTATTGCCTGATGAGAAGAAGCAGCAGCAGTTACTGCTAGTGCATAACAACGCAAAGGTACTGGCAAAGCAGTGGAAGGAGGTACAAGAGAGTGCACCTCCTACTAGTTACGACCCCCCAGCAGTATGGGGTGCGGCTAATGTTAATAAAGAACCGGTTGAAATTGCAATGGGTCGTTGTGGCGAATGTGGGCAAACATTTCCGAAGGATAAAGCTTTGGAGCACATGGAAAGTCACAGTGAAGATTTTCCGGCTTTACCAACTGacgtgaagaaaaaaagaacgcGTAATTTTGCGCCAATCAATAATAGTTAtcgacaaattagggtggaaaACGCATGGGGTAAATAA
- the LOC130648700 gene encoding uncharacterized protein LOC130648700, producing the protein MKIHPQANCTCSKHGISDRARRAKMAEEMNVKGEEALTDVEEKDPSLHCLTYSNGSSWYNSISWSKDGRLAVLTNSNIYVLTVTNSNIRKKVGISLGLKFESSIVSNLKRCKYDDGGVSAKALLKSDFKQRQAYLLDKTILQREDVSPNIESYCSFKWSPPGCSKDGRCCMATLGVNGSVYIQCIEVITGIWAPCIAVTDSLKQYFLETDWHDIETKNNDGNKCSDTKTKQEHVDLCSVFSKKSHMLFTSVVCWCPVSWYCHHCCTNKNPDNIYYSSYFQTYVKCEHTKLFFVTASLSGLLHVWLITFNLQDKSQSKIERLEGWQTESGWPTSLSWHQSGSADAYLAVGFSNGCINAYHLRISVQNGQYRCECVHTSKIWEEKDMLNVLFTEWISPKDSVLRLVATKGADIVVFKTTKQEDGSLLCLSCELAPSCHTSPITSLQCLSDKYVLTASGGATQYFDIDNESLPFCDNNVLRGFRCLGISAEPNMTMLARVSCASRLLLHQSTFVKQMEVSFLPFMSPEAIAEQLINKTLNLDMVVREYFSVSAAEDFLLPPSLHKYCDEPDTYEKEIKELQIYLYFNQLRYMRQTGLRDTSITREEVSTNMLSMEFDDPVIRKIEQKIELLFFKEMLLKCVQLLESGWLKQSYCGHLTLLLIADWLLQIDTSSDSHELSTKCFTLLQDDDSLKELARLKEDDKKIDGVEQDVIKSETIDDILPENNSESSTADSDVKIGHAQQCSKGVHISHSASSHNFVYRRWSRPREKCPYCDSDTVLNSARSGVCANNHKFPRCRLTLRLLTEASYRTCMGCRKTVANKYLSGELTVDSVLLNIDTCPFCGCAFVECYGL; encoded by the exons ATGAAAATACACCCCCAGGCAAATTGTACATGTAGCAAGCACGGCATTTCTGACCGCGCGAGAAGAGCAAAGATGGCGGAGGAGATGAACGTAAAGGGTGAAGAAGCACTCACAGATGTGGAAGAAAAAGATCCTTCATTACACTGCCTGACGTACAGTAACGGAAGCTCATGGTACAATTCTATTAGTTGGAGCAAAGATGGCAGGCTTGCTGTATTAACAAATAGCAACATTTACGTTTTA ACGGTAACCAATTCAAATATTCGAAAGAAGGTAGGGATATCTTTGGGATTAAAGTTTGAATCAAGCAtagtttcaaatttaaaaagatgTAAATATGATGATGGTGGTGTCAGTGCAAAAGCCTTACTTAAAAGCGATTTTAAACAACGTCAAGCCTATCTTTTGGATAAAACAATATTACAACGAGAGGATGTGTCACCAAATATTGAAAGTTATTGCTCCTTTAAATGGTCTCCCCCTGGTTGTTCCAAAGATGGCAG atgCTGCATGGCCACTTTAGGTGTCAATGGGTCCGTTTACATACAATGTATCGAAGTAATAACTGGAATTTGGGCTCCTTGTATTGCTGTAACTGATTCCTTAAAGCAATACTTCTTGGAGACTGACTGGCATGATATTGAAACTAAAAATAATGACGGCAATAAGTGTAGTGACACGAAAACTAAGCAAGAGCATGTTGATTTGTGTTCTGTGTTTTCTAAGAAGTCACATATGTTGTTTACGTCAGTGGTGTGTTGGTGTCCTGTTTCGTGGTATTGTCATCACTGCTGCACAAACAAGAATCCAGATAATATATATTACTCAAGTTATTTTCAAACTTATGTAAAATGTGAACACACTAAACTCTTTTTTGTCACAGCTAGTCTATCTGGGCTGTTACATGTATGGTTAATAACGTTTAATTTACAAGATAAAAGTCAAAGCAAGATTGAAAGGCTAGAAGGTTGGCAGACCGAGTCAGGTTGGCCAACTAGTCTATCCTGGCACCAAAGTGGATCAGCTGATG CTTACCTTGCTGTTGGATTCTCTAATGGTTGTATAAATGCGTACCACCTAAGGATCTCTGTTCAAAATGGACAATATCGTTGTGAGTGTGTCCACACATCAAAAATTTGGGAGGAAAAAGATATGTTAAATGTATTATTCACTGAATGGATTTCACCTAAA GATTCTGTTCTTCGACTCGTAGCTACTAAAGGGGCTGATATTGTTGTGTTTAAAACTACGAAACAAGAGGATGGCTCTCTGCTGTGTTTGTCATGTGAGTTAGCACCCAGTTGTCATACATCACCAATCACATCACTGCAGTGCCTGTCTGACAAGTATGTGTTGACAGCGAGTGGTGGAGCGACGCAATATTTTGACATAG ACAACGAAAGTTTGCCGTTCTGTGATAATAATGTGTTGCGTGGCTTTCGATGTTTGGGAATTTCTGCTGAACCAAATATGACAATGTTGGCTAGGGTTTCATGCGCATCTCGTTTACTGTTACACCAAAGTACCTTTGTCAAACAAATGGAG gtATCCTTTCTTCCATTCATGTCACCAGAAGCCATTGCTGAACAACTTATCAACAAAACACTCAATTTAGACATGGTTGTTCGAGAGTATTTTTCTGTGTCTGCTGCAGAGGACTTCTTACTGCCACCGTCTCTGCACAAATACTGTGATGAGCCTGATACATACGAGAAGGAGATAAAAGAATTACAAATTTACTTGTATTTTAATCAGTTGCGTTACATGAGACAGACAGGCTTAAG GGATACATCAATCACCAGGGAAGAAGTGAGCACGAATATGTTGTCGATGGAATTTGATGATCCTGTTATACGAAAAATCGAGCAGAAGatagaacttttattttttaaggagaTGTTATTAAAGTGTGTTCAACTGTTAGAAAGTGGTTGGTTGAAGCAGTCGTATTGTG GTCACCTGACGTTGTTGTTGATTGCTGATTGGTTGCTACAAATAGATACCTCATCAGATAGTCACGAACTGTCTACGAAATGTTTTACCTTACTTCAAGATGACGATTCTTTGAAAGAACTCGCGCGACTTAAAGAAGATGATAAGAAAATTGACGGTGTCGAGCAAGATGTTATCAAAAGCGAAACTATCGATGACATACTACCGGAAAACAATAGTGAAAGCAGCACAGCAGATTCCGATGTGAAAATAGGCCACGCCCAACAGTGTTCTAAGGGGGTGCATATCAGCCATAGTGCTTCGTCACATAACTTCGTGTACCGTCGCTGGAGTAGACCTCGGGAGAAGTGCCCTTATTGCGACTCTGACACTGTTTTAAACTCAGCTAGGTCAGGCGTTTGTGCAAACAATCATAAATTTCCACGTTGTAGGTTAACATTGCGATTACTAACAGAGGCAAGTTATCGAACGTGTATGGGTTGTAGAAAAACTGTTGCAAATAAGTACCTTTCTGGCGAACTCACTGTAGATAGCGTCTTGTTAAACATAGACACTTGTCCGTTTTGTGGATGTGCGTTTGTGGAGTGCTATGGCCTGTAA